In Grus americana isolate bGruAme1 chromosome 26, bGruAme1.mat, whole genome shotgun sequence, a single window of DNA contains:
- the LMAN2L gene encoding VIP36-like protein isoform X2: protein MAAAGRWRVGLALLAVALGLGGPRADQTEEHLKREHSLSKPYQGVGSASSGLWDLLGNAMVMTQYIRLTPDVQSKQGAVWNRVPCYLRDWEMQVHFKIHGQGKKNLNGDGFAIWYTKDRMQPGPVFGSKDNFLGLGVFVDTYPNEEKQQEAQKRRYSPGNQRVFPYISAMVNNGSLTYDHDRDGRPTELGGCTAMVRNLNHDTFLVIRYVKRRLTVLIDIDGKHEWRDCIDVPGVRLPRGYYFGTSSVTGDLSDNHDIISLKLYQLMVERTPEEEKRDREVYLPVVDNLKLPGSESEPPGKVEPAGIWGEVHRVVGAETASSRQQTS from the exons atggcggcggcgggccggTGGCGGGTCGGGCTGGCGCTGTTGGCGGTGGCGCTGGGGCTGGGCGGGCCGCGGGCCGATCAGACGGAGGAGCACCTTAAGCGGGAGCACTCCCTCTCCAAGCCGTATCAGG GTGTGGGGTCGGCCAGCTCGGGGCTGTGGGACCTGCTGGGCAACGCCATGGTCATGACCCAGTACATCCGCCTCACTCCCGACGTGCAGAGCAAGCAGGGAGCCGTCTGGAACCGAGTG CCATGTTACCTCCGAGACTGGGAGATGCAGGTGCATTTTAAAATCCACGGGCAAGGCAAGAAAAACCTGAATGGCGACGGCTTTGCCATATGGTACACCAAAGATCGCATGCAGCCAG GACCTGTCTTTGGAAGCAAGGATAACTTCCTGGGCCTGGGAGTGTTCGTGGACACCTACCCAaatgaggagaagcagcaggag GCTCAGAAGAGGAGGTACAGCCCGGGAAATCAG CGTGTCTTCCCCTACATCTCGGCTATGGTGAACAACGGCTCTCTCACCTACGACCATGACCGGGACGGCAGACCAACggagctggggggctgcacGGCCATGGTGCGCAACCTCAACCACGACACCTTCCTGGTGATCCGCTACGTGAAGAGGAGACTGACG GTCTTGATCGATATTGACGGTAAACACGAGTGGAGAGACTGCATCGACGTGCCGGGAGTGCGCTTGCCCCGTGGGTACTACTTTGGGACCTCTTCTGTCACCGGAGACCTGTCAG ACAACCACGACATTATTTCGTTGAAGCTTTACCAGCTGATGGTAGAGCGGACGCCAGAAGAGGAGAAACGGGACAGAGAAGTGTATCTGCCGGTTGTGGATAACTTAAAGCTGCCGGGAAGTGAGTCAGAGCCGCCGGGGAAGGTGGAACCAGCGGGGATTTGGGGAGAAGTCCACAGGGTTGTGGGAGCAGAAACTGCGTCATCTCGCCAGCAAACCAGCTGA
- the CNNM4 gene encoding metal transporter CNNM4: MAPGGGRRRGGEGGPGGVGGGGGGTPSSPPLLPPLLLLLALPGGAVPSGDSVILGMRLEESTKPAAGAPARGPIRVTEGSEVLLRLYGLGLGPRTGERVAFAELRPAANSSVPNGTCPERSQDLLVQPGPAEARNTSALLRVRVQPLRKDEQAKTYVLCTQRRPGQPWLPHQGPDGRIVVLEEKKSLLPLWLQVILIAGLLVLSGMFSGLNLGLMALDPMELRIVQNCGTDKEKRYARKIEPIRRKGNYLLCSLLLGNVLVNTTLTILLDDLIGSGIGAVVASTIGIVIFGEIVPQALCSRHGLAVGANTIMVTKFFMLVTFPLSYPISKLLDCILGQEIGTVYNREKLVEMLKVTEPYNDLVREELNMIQGALELRTKTVEDVMTPLQNCFMINSDAILDFNTMSEIMESGYTRIPVYEDERSNIMDILYVKDLAFVDPDDCTPLKTITKFYNHPVHVVFHDTKLDAMLEEFKKGKSHLAIVQKVNNEGEGDPFYEVLGLVTLEDVIEEIIKSEILDESDTYTDNRSKKRVGNQKNKRDFSAFKDPVNELKVKVSPQLLLAAHRFLSTEVTLFTPNFISEKILLRLLKYSDVIQELKFDEENKKSPRHFLYCKNKAADYFILILQGKVEVEAGKECMKFEAGAFSYYGVMALSPSPVSEIRSPSHVSSLNRSASLSCHERSDSVSSPISGSNNQLNASTGTQYVADFSVRALTDLQFVKITRQEYQNGLMASRMDSCPQSPDSNTPKLDASLPEKPEPSATADETTSLLNERNCLSRRSNHSPLENSI; encoded by the exons ATGGCgccgggcggcgggcggcggcgcggcggcgagGGGGGCCCCGGCGGGGTCggagggggcggtggggggaCCCCCTCGTCTCCTCCGTTGCTGCCGCCGCTGTTGCTGTTGCTGGCGCTGCCCGGTGGGGCAGTACCATCGGGGGACAGCGTAATCCTGGGGATGCGGCTGGAAGAGAGCACGAAGCCAGCGGCGGGGGCTCCGGCCCGCGGGCCCATCCGTGTCACGGAGGGTAGCGAGGTGTTGCTTCGTCTCTACGGGCTGGGATTGGGTCCTCGTACTGGCGAACGGGTGGCTTTCGCCGAACTACGACCCGCCGCTAACTCTTCGGTTCCCAATGGCACCTGCCCCGAGCGCTCCCAGGACCTGCTGGTGCAGCCCGGCCCGGCTGAGGCCCGCAacacctcagccctgctgcgggTCCGGGTCCAGCCCCTACGCAAGGACGAGCAGGCCAAAACCTATGTTCTCTGCACCCAGCGCCGACCCGGTCAACCTTGGTTACCTCATCAAGGCCCCGACGGACGTATTGTGGtgttggaggagaaaaaatcGTTGTTGCCCCTTTGGTTGCAGGTGATTCTCATTGCTGGGCTGCTGGTGCTGTCGGGGATGTTCAGCGGGCTCAACCTGGGCCTCATGGCACTGGATCCCATGGAGCTGCGCATTGTGCAGAACTGCGGCACCGATAAGGAGAAGCGTTACGCTCGTAAGATTGAACCCATCCGCCGTAAGGGGAACTAtttgctctgctccctgctgctgggtAACGTGCTGGTTAACACCACCCTCACCATTCTTCTCGATGACCTCATCGGTTCCGGCATCGGAGCcgtggttgcttccaccatcgGCATCGTCATCTTTGGGGAGATTGTGCCCCAGGCGCTCTGCTCCCGCCACGGCCTGGCCGTGGGCGCCAACACCATCATGGTCACCAAATTCTTCATGCTGGTGACGTTTCCCCTCTCCTACCCTATCAGCAAGCTCCTCGATTGCATCCTGGGCCAGGAAATCGGCACCGTCTACAACCGGGAGAAGCTGGTGGAGATGTTGAAGGTGACGGAACCCTACAATGACCTGGTGAGGGAGGAGCTCAACATGATCCAGGGAGCCCTGGAGCTTCGCACCAAAACAGTGGAGGACGTGATGACCCCGCTGCAGAATTGCTTCATGATCAACAGCGACGCCATCCTGGACTTCAACACCATGTCGGAGATCATGGAGAGCGGCTACACCCGCATCCCTGTCTATGAGGACGAGCGTTCCAACATCATGGACATTCTTTACGTCAAGGACCTGGCTTTCGTTGATCCGGATGACTGTACCCCCCTCAAAACCATCACTAAATTCTACAACCACCCCGTCCACGTCGTCTTCCATGACACCAAGCTGGATGCCATGCTGGAGGAGTTCAAAAAGG GGAAGTCTCACCTGGCCATCGTGCAGAAGGTGAATAACGAGGGCGAGGGAGATCCCTTCTACgaggtgctggggctggtgaCGCTGGAGGACGTCATCGAGGAGATCATCAAATCGGAGATCCTGGATGAGTCAGATACATACA ccgACAACCGCAGCAAGAAGCGGGTGGGCAACCAGAAGAACAAGCGGGACTTCTCGGCCTTCAAGGACCCTGTCAACGAGCTGAAGGTGAAGGtctccccacagctgctgctggccgcTCACCGCTTCCTCTCCACgg AGGTGACACTCTTCACCCCCAACTTCATCTCAGAGAAGATCCTGCTGCGGCTCCTCAAATACTCTGATGTCATCCAGGAGCTGAAGTTTGACGAGGAGAACAAGAAATCCCCGCGTCACTTCCTCTACTGCAAGAACAAGGCAGCCGACTATTTCATCCTCATCCTGCAG GGCAAGGTGGAGGTGGAGGCCGGCAAGGAATGCATGAAGTTTGAAGCGGGAGCTTTCTCCTATTATGGGGTGATGGCCCTCAGCCCCTCTCCTGTATCCG AGATCCGCTCCCCGTCCCATGTCAGCAGCCTGAACCGCTCGGCCTCCCTCAGCTGCCACGAACGCTCCGACTCTGTCTCCTCCCCCATCAGTGGCAGCAACAACCAGCTCAACGCCAGCACTGGCACCCAGTACGTGGCCGACTTCAGCGTCCGCGCTCTCACCGACCTCCAGTTCGTCAAG
- the FER1L5 gene encoding LOW QUALITY PROTEIN: fer-1-like protein 5 (The sequence of the model RefSeq protein was modified relative to this genomic sequence to represent the inferred CDS: substituted 1 base at 1 genomic stop codon) — protein sequence MLRLLVASAHIPGPTGSGPGVHVSARFRGVPRSTRVVPEERSPTWNEGDTVPGTATLTMSPYPHRDLGTTTVSLDRLVADPSLPLALSHVPLLDPRGQPTGCTITLRCYYVPRGAARDAAVPLQGRMSPRTVSPGTPRRSDKPRAGRKQDFQVRVRIIEGHQLQGNDIKPVVTVLIGQHRFRTRIRVGNNPYYNEVFFQNFHQTPAQLAAEPICIQVLDSRATRAEAVIGTFQVRDGGLGTGHHAVVQPLSPPSPSPQLDVGTVYHAPGRSLSWKWLSLQHPHRPDAGSRGYLRVSLAVLCAGEPVLEQEKPAGNEDVEANLLQPPPCAATLQLRIYHAEDLPQAEPSRQCLPSVLPVGGKRGFVAAAVRVSFAGRTLCTRVMPPDASPAWNEVFFFPLRLPPICDEIQLAILSGSRSSKVLGTATLHLSQISFAGAELEEGTPGFLPCFGPSFLPFYGPRTDPARTPSTDTRVAYRGRVLLELSTLMGTPDGCQRDTIAPEDIARVQRHLPRRRFGLCGVFYSATMVPAGPELLRFELSLGNYGDTGDVTCKPAASVTPHGCPLFDGNRYHYLPWYADKPVVAVTSSWEDAGHRWDALNLLRAVCRRLERNVTELRDAHGDTRGDIGRRLLRQLAQDCRRALPRLEAQPTPTPLDAHLRAARLHLLRRVVAAAAVPPRAGWDTLLPVAEGWLGRVTALAVEPQAGMPDVLLWLLRGEQRVACARVPAPDLMFSRSGPSASGRLCGRIQTLFLVGSGDIRAQLRLRLWLGRVADSRDLPRHLEGTLRVYAETYENQTKLLGKWGPRGLLGRPGFSDSTGKAALPRHRIRPPKGWCWDGPWTVEPQRRLLLDMETNVGEVLEEVYENESRPLGGEWGPAAVASTDASGMAVPPKEEVACPQGWHVTDGWRVDVTGAVDEAGWEYGASAAPSSPPPSWHATEKTYHVHRRRRWLRTRCRDPSAQGREQDVAAFLQLVGMHSPEAAAGAEAWEYGSLWGCRFHLQPRAGDVCRRRCWHRRMVPVQPQPVAPLFLLEGSPGTENPSEDEPAAVERQARGSSRTLPQQPVPLILCTFQRSNFFQLRCYIFQALELAPRSTKATADPVAHVSFVHVSQSTRVLPGTLDPLWDQTLLFHRLLLYGDPQGVRDEPPAVVVEVFDQDRGGAGDFLGRSVCTPAVWLDVGRRQPPRLRRYPLGRSGGPAGELLAAFELLPRXWGSHHHQPPRQDGSLAQVSTPPWRQGVFSIPLGIRPLLQLVALEVLAWGLRGLRSSVRAPSLEVQCGGQTLRTPTIADLAANPNFPINAFLLMLHLPAEEEYMPPIRLRVLDTQDFGYRPEVGQTCVQGLGQYCCQPHSEGQPPSPGTPLPGPAAPQGRISQILPRIPTKEGAADKAVKEEEEEDEDENDWWSKFYAAMGDKAKSWRGTKRDRLKIYSCELEAVPEFEGLQDFCQTFPLYQPGGHPAVGEDPVPVGEFKGLFHIYPLPEDPGVPPPPRHFQELPPSQPQKCLVRVYIIRAFDLPPRDRNGLCDPYVRVSLGMKTLGQRDQYVPNTLEPVFGRLFEVTGTIPLEKDLQVSLLDYDLLPPDQEIGSTTIDLENRLLSRFRAHCGLPQPTCCPCSTGPGCWRDQLPPSRALEHFARTRGLPAPEFSAEGTAVTFGDHSFLLSHFGPSPPVHRHPGAPRERLALHVLHACHLVPEHLETRTLYNSTQPGLEQGKVQMWVDVFPASLGPPGPPVDITPHKPQRYELRCVVWNTRDVDLGDTNLAGQQMSDIYVTGWLDGLEEQRQKTDVHYRSLQGDGVFNWRFIFSFEYLVAEQLCVLPHKEHFWSLDEKVLKVPPKLILQVWDNDKFSADDFLGVLELELTQLPQPTKHPQNCTPTPLGTPQRPWPWRGARASSPLSLFRQRRVRGWWPCTVQEGGKRRLSGKLELSLELLTAKEAEERPAGKGREDPNMYPTLPAPVRPEWSFLWLQAPLRSLRYSVWRHHRCRISLGLALLLLLALLLTFIYATPGYLAMKLVNPLQSLHLAGGEHPAAGTGKP from the exons ATGCTGCGGCTGCTGGTGGCCAGCGCCCACATCCCTGGGCCCACCGGCTCCGGGCCCGGCGTGCATGTGTCTGCCCGCTTCAGAG GCGTCCCCAGGAGCACCCGAGTGGTGCCAGAGGAGCGCAGCCCCACCTGGAACGAG GGGGACACTGTCCCCGGCACGGCCACCCTCACCATGTCCCCCTATCCCCACAGGGACCTGGGTACCACCACGGTGTCACTGGACCGGTTGGTGGCCGACCCCAGCTTGCCGCTGGCCCTCAGCCACGTCCCGCTGCTGGACCCCCGGGGACAGCCCACGGGG TGCACCATCACCCTCCGCTGCTACTACGTCCCCCGTGGCGCAGCCAGGGACGCCGCAGTCCCCCTGCAAGGACGGATGTCACCGCGGACGGTGTCACCAGGGACACCCCGCCGCTCCGACAAGCCCCGGGCAGGGAGGAAACAGGATTTCCAG GTACGAGTGAGGATCATCGAGGGCCACCAGCTCCAGGGCAATGACATCAAGCCGGTGGTGACGGTCCTCATCGGCCAGCATCGTTTCAGGACCAGGATCCGGGTGGGGAACAACCCCTACTACAATGAG GTGTTTTTCCAAAACTTCCACCAGACGCCTGCCCAGCTGGCAGCGGAGCCTATCTGCATCCAG GTGCTGGACTCACGGGCCACCCGTGCCGAAGCTGTCATCGGCACCTTCCAGGTGAGGGATGGCGGCTTGGGAACAGGGCATCATGCCGTGGTTCAGCCGCTCTCACCCCCTTCGCCATCCCCGCAGCTGGACGTCGGCACTGTCTACCACGCGCCGG GACGCAGCTTGAGCTGGAAGTGGCTGAGCCTGCAGCACCCCCATCGCCCCGATGCCGGCTCCCGGGGGTACCTCCGTGTCAGCCTGGCCGTCCTCTGCGCCGGTGAGCCGGTGCTG GAGCAGGAGAAGCCGGCGGGGAACGAGGACGTGGAGGCCAACCTGCTGCAGCCGCCGCCGTGTGCCGCCACGCTCCAGCTCCGCATCTACCACGCTGAGGACCTGCCACAGG CAGAGCCATCTCGGCAATGCCTCCCCTCCGTGCTCCCGGTCGGCGGCAAGAGGGGCTTCGTGGCGGCAGCAGTGCGGGTCAGCTTTGCTGGCAGGACG CTCTGCACCCGGGTGATGCCCCCCGACGCCAGCCCGGCATGGAACGAGgtcttcttcttccccctgcGG ctgccccccatcTGTGATGAGATCCAGCTGGCCATCCTCAGTGG GTCCCGCAGCAGCAAGGTCCTGGGCACTGCCACCCTCCACCTCTCCCAAATCTCCTTTGCTGGTGCTGAGCTTGAGG AGGGGACCCCCGGCTTTTTACCCTGCTTTGGACCCAGCTTCCTCCCCTTCTATGGTCCCCGGACAGATCCTGCCAGGACACCCAGCACC GACACCAGGGTGGCTTATCGGGGccgggtgctgctggagctcagCACCCTCATGGGGACCCCAGATGGATGCCAGCGAGACACCATTGCCCCCGAGGACATCGCCCGGGTGCAG CGCCACTTGCCCCGCCGCCGGTTTGGGCTGTGTGGGGTCTTTTATTCAGCCACCATGGTGCCAGCTGGCCCAGAGCTCCTGCGCTTCGAGCTCAGTCTCGGCAATTATGGGGACACGGGCGATGTCACCTGCAAACCAGCCGCCTCTGTCACCCCGCATGGTTGTCCCCTCTTCGATG GCAACCGCTATCACTACCTGCCGTGGTATGCTGACAAGCCGGTGGTGGCTGTCACCTCCTCCTGGGAGGACGCCGGTCACCGTTGGGATGCCCTAAACCTCCTGCGTGCTGTGTGCCGGCGGTTG GAGAGGAACGTGACGGAGCTGCGGGACGCCCACGGGGACACCAGGGGGGATATCGGCAGGAGGCTGCTGCGTCAGCTGGCGCAGGACTGCAG GCGGGCACTGCCCCGGCTGGAAGCGCAGCCCACCCCCACGCCGCTGGATGCCCACCTCCGGGCTGCCCGTCTTCACCTCCTACGGCGTGTggtggcggcggcagcggtgccacCGAGAGCCGGCTGGGACACATTGCTGCCGGTGGCTGAGGGCTGGCTGGGACGTGTCACCGCTCTGGCTGTCGAg CCGCAAGCCGGCATGCCTGatgtgctgctgtggctgctgcggGGGGAGCAGCGGGTGGCCTGTGCCCGTGTCCCAGCGCCCGACCTCATGTTCTCCCGGAGTGGCCCCAGCGCCAGCGGCAGGCTCTGCGGCCGGATCCAGACACTCTTCCTGGTG GGCTCTGGGGACATCCGTGCCCAGCTCCGGCTCCGGCTCTGGCTGGGACGGGTGGCCGACAGCAGGGACCTGCCACGGCACCTCGAGGGCACCCTGCGTGTCTACGCCGAGACG tACGAAAACCAGACCAAGCTGCTGGGCAAGTGGGGTCcccgggggctgctggggcgTCCTGGCTTCTCCGACAGCACCGGCAAAGCCGCGCTCCCCCGCCACAGGATCCGGCCCCCCAAGGGCTGGTGCTGGGACGGACCCTGGACCGTGGAGCCCCAGCGGCG GCTGCTGCTGGACATGGAGACCAACGTGGGTGAGGTGCTGGAGGAGGTCTATGAGAACGAGAGCCGGCCGCTTGGCGGGGAGTGGGGACCCGCTGCCGTGGCCAGCACCGATGCC AGCGGCATGGCGGTGCCACCCAAGGAGGAGGTGGCATGTCCCCAAGGTTGGCATGTCACCGACGGCTGGCGGGTGGACGTGACGGGGGCCGTGGATGAGGCCG GTTGGGAGTATGGGGCGAGCGcggcccccagcagccccccgccATCATGGCACGCCACCGAGAAGACATACCACGTGCATCGGCGTCGGCGCTGGCTGCGCACCCGTTGCAGGGACCCCAGCGCCCAGGGACGTGAGCAGGATGTGGCCGCCTTCCTCCAGCTGGTCGGGAtg cacagccccgaGGCGGCGGCAGGGGCTGAGGCCTGGGAGTATGGGTCCCTCTGGGGATGCCGCTTCCACCTCCAGCCCCGGGCAGGTGACGTGTGCCGGCGGCGCTGCTGGCATCGGCGCATGGTGCccgtgcagccccagcctgtgGCACCCCTCTTCCTGCTGGAGGGCTCCCCG GGCACAGAGAATCCGTCCGAGGATGAACCGGCCGCAGTAGAGCGGCAGGCACGGGGCTCGTCCCGGACCCTCCCACAGCAGCCCGTGCCCCTCATTCTCTGCACCTTCCAGC GGTCCAACTTCTTCCAGCTCCGCTGCTACATCTTCCAGGCGCTGGAGCTGGCACCCCGCAGCACCAAAGCCACTGCAG ACCCCGTCGCCCACGTCTCCTTCGTGCACGTCAGCCAGAGCACCCGGGTGCTGCCCGGCACCCTGGACCCCCTCTGGGACCAGACACTGCTTTTTCACCGGCTGCTGCTGTATGGCGACCCCCAGGGTGTCCGGGATGAGCCCCCTGCCGTGGTGGTGGAGGTCTTCGACCAGGACAGAGGG GGTGCCGGTGATTTCCTGGGGAGGAGTGTGTGCACTCCAGCTGTTTGGCTGGATGTGGGGCGCCGGCAGCCGCCCCGGCTTCGGCGTTACCCACTGGGGAGGTCGGGGGGGCCGGCCGGGGAGCTGCTGGCCGCCTTTGAGCTGCTGC CCAGGTGATGGGGGTCCCATCATCATCAGCCTCCCCGGCAGGATGGGTCCCTGGCACAGGTCAGCACCCCGCCCTGGAGGCAAGGGGTCTTCAGCATCCCCCTGGGTATCCGGCCACTCCTGCAGCTGGTGGCACTGGAG GTGCTGGCATGGGGACTGCGGGGGCTGCGCAGTAGCGTGCGGGCACCCAGCCTGGAGGTGCAGTGTGGGGGCCAGACCCTGCGGACCCCCACCATTGCCGACCTCGCCGCCAACCCCAATTTCCCCATCAATGCCTTCCTGCTGATGCTG CACCTGCCGGCGGAGGAGGAGTACATGCCCCCCATCCGGCTGCGGGTGCTGGACACGCAGGATTTTGGGTACCGGCCCGAGGTGGGGCAGACCTGTGTGCAGGGTCTGGGGCAGTACTGTTGCCAGCCCCACAGCGAGGGGCAGCCGCCCAGCCCCGGAACccccctgcctggccctg ctgctccccagggcaggaTAAGTCAG ATACTGCCCAGGATCCCCACCAAGGAGGGGGCTGCGGACAAG GctgtgaaggaggaggaggaggaggatgaagatgagAATGACTGGTGGAGCAAATTCTATGCGGCCATGGGGGATAAGGCAAAGAGCTGGCGGGGGACCAAGAGGGACAGACTGAAG ATCTACAGCTGCGAGCTGGAGGCAGTGCCCGAATTCGAGGGGCTGCAGGATTTCTGCCAGACCTTCCCGCTCTACCAGCCAGGGGGTCACCCTGCAGTGGGGGAGGACCCCGTGCCTGTGGGCGAATTCAAG GGGCTCTTCCATATCTACCCCCTGCCTGAGGACCCCGGGgtgcccccgccgccgcgccaCTTCCAGGaactgcctcccagccaaccccaAAAGTGCCTGGTGCGGGTCTACATCATCCGGGCCTTTGACCTGCCCCCCCGTGACAGGAATGGGCTG tgTGACCCCTATGTCCGTGTGTCGCTGGGGATGAAGACGCTGGGCCAGCGGGACCAGTATGTGCCCAACACCCTGGAGCCTGTTTTTGGGAG GCTGTTTGAGGTGACAGGGACCATCCCACTAGAGAAGGACCTGCAGGTCTCACTGCTGGACTATGACCTGCTGCCACCCGACCAGGAGATTGGCAGCACTACCATCGACCTGGAGAACCGCCTGCTCTCCCGCTTCCGCGCCCACTGTGGGCT CCCACAGCCCACTTGCTGTCCCTGTAGCACCGGCCCCGGGTGCTGGAGGGACCAGCTACCCCCCAGCCGGGCGCTGGAGCACTTCGCCCGCACCCGGGGGCTGCCAGCACCAGAGTTCAGCGCCGAGGGCACCGCGGTCACCTTCGGGGACCACAGCTTCCTCCTCAGCCACTTCGGTCC CAGCCCCCCCGTGCACCGGCACCCCGGGGCCCCCCGTGAGCGCCTGGCCCTGCACGTGCTCCACGCCTGTCATCTCGTCCCCGAGCACCTCGAGACCCGCACCCTGTACAACAGCACCCAGCCCGGGCTGGAGCAG GGCAAGGTGCAGATGTGGGTGGACGTCTTCCCCGCCAGCCTTgggccccccggcccccccgttGACATCACCCCCCACAAGCCCCAGAG GTACGAGCTGCGCTGCGTGGTCTGGAACACACGGGACGTGGACCTGGGGGACACCAACCTGGCGGGGCAGCAGATGAGCGACATCTACGTCACGGG GTGGCTGGACGGGCTGGAGGAACAGCGGCAGAAGACGGACGTGCATTATCGCTCGCTGCAGGGGGATGGGGTCTTCAACTGGCGTTTCATCTTCTCCTTTGAGTACCTGGTggctgagcagctctgtgtCCTGCCCCACAAG gAGCATTTCTGGAGTCTGGACGAGAAAGTGCTGAAGGTGCCCCCCAAACTCATCCTCCAAGTGTGGGACAACGACAAGTTTTCAGCTGATGATTTTCTGG GCGTCCTGGAGCTGGAGCTCACCCAGCTGCCGCAGCCCACCAAGCACCCCCAGAACTGTACCCCAACACCGCTGGGGACCCCCCAAAGACCGTGGCCCTGGCGGGGGGCACGGGCCTCCTCCCCGCTCTCCCTTTTCCGGCAGAGACGGGTGAGGGGGTGGTGGCCCTGCACAGTGCAGGAGGGTGGCAAACGGCGCCTCTCG GGTAAGCTGGAGCTGAGCCTGGAGCTGCTGACGGCAAAGGAGGCGGAAGAGCGGCCAGCAGGGAAAGGCCGGGAGGACCCCAACATGTACCCGACCCTCCCAGCACCTGT ACGGCCCGAGTGGTCCTTCCTGTGGCTGCAGGCGCCACTGCGCAGCCTGCGCTACAGCGTCTGGCGGCACCACCGCTGCCGCATCAGCCTGGGgctggcgctgctgctgctcctcgccctgctcctcaccttcATCTACGCCACCCCG GGTTATTTGGCCATGAAATTGGTTAACCCTCTCCAGAGCTTGCATCTTGCTGGCGGTGAACACCCTGCAGCCGGCACAGGCAAGCCCTGA
- the LMAN2L gene encoding VIP36-like protein isoform X1, which yields MAAAGRWRVGLALLAVALGLGGPRADQTEEHLKREHSLSKPYQGVGSASSGLWDLLGNAMVMTQYIRLTPDVQSKQGAVWNRVPCYLRDWEMQVHFKIHGQGKKNLNGDGFAIWYTKDRMQPGPVFGSKDNFLGLGVFVDTYPNEEKQQERVFPYISAMVNNGSLTYDHDRDGRPTELGGCTAMVRNLNHDTFLVIRYVKRRLTVLIDIDGKHEWRDCIDVPGVRLPRGYYFGTSSVTGDLSDNHDIISLKLYQLMVERTPEEEKRDREVYLPVVDNLKLPGMEAPLEPMSGLALFLIVFFSLVAIVFAIVIGVIIYNKWQEQSRKHFY from the exons atggcggcggcgggccggTGGCGGGTCGGGCTGGCGCTGTTGGCGGTGGCGCTGGGGCTGGGCGGGCCGCGGGCCGATCAGACGGAGGAGCACCTTAAGCGGGAGCACTCCCTCTCCAAGCCGTATCAGG GTGTGGGGTCGGCCAGCTCGGGGCTGTGGGACCTGCTGGGCAACGCCATGGTCATGACCCAGTACATCCGCCTCACTCCCGACGTGCAGAGCAAGCAGGGAGCCGTCTGGAACCGAGTG CCATGTTACCTCCGAGACTGGGAGATGCAGGTGCATTTTAAAATCCACGGGCAAGGCAAGAAAAACCTGAATGGCGACGGCTTTGCCATATGGTACACCAAAGATCGCATGCAGCCAG GACCTGTCTTTGGAAGCAAGGATAACTTCCTGGGCCTGGGAGTGTTCGTGGACACCTACCCAaatgaggagaagcagcaggag CGTGTCTTCCCCTACATCTCGGCTATGGTGAACAACGGCTCTCTCACCTACGACCATGACCGGGACGGCAGACCAACggagctggggggctgcacGGCCATGGTGCGCAACCTCAACCACGACACCTTCCTGGTGATCCGCTACGTGAAGAGGAGACTGACG GTCTTGATCGATATTGACGGTAAACACGAGTGGAGAGACTGCATCGACGTGCCGGGAGTGCGCTTGCCCCGTGGGTACTACTTTGGGACCTCTTCTGTCACCGGAGACCTGTCAG ACAACCACGACATTATTTCGTTGAAGCTTTACCAGCTGATGGTAGAGCGGACGCCAGAAGAGGAGAAACGGGACAGAGAAGTGTATCTGCCGGTTGTGGATAACTTAAAGCTGCCGGGAA TGGAGGCGCCGCTGGAGCCCATGAGTGGCCTGGCTCTCTTCTTAATTGTCTTCTTCTCCCTCGTCGCCATCGTTTTTGCCATTGTCATTGGAGTCATCATCTATAACAagtggcaggagcagagccgGAAACACTTCTATTGA